The genomic segment GGCAAGGGCACCCACGGGCTGTACGTCGGCCGCGACTCCCGTGAGATGTACGTCTCCAACCGCGGCGAGGGCACCGTCTCCGTCTTCGACTTCACCAAGAACAAGCTCACCAAGAAGTGGCACCTCCCCGACGGCGGCAGCCCCGACATGGGCGGCGTCTCCGCCGACGGCAAGGTCCTGTGGCTCTCCGGCCGCTACGACTCCGAGGTGTACGCCCTCGACACCCGCAGCGGGAAGCAGCTCGCCCGCATCCCCGTCGGCAGCGGCCCGCACGGCCTCGCGGTGTACCCGCAGCCCGGCCGCTACTCGCTCGGGCACACGGGCGTCTTCCGGTGACACAGGACAACCGGGCGGGCTGACACGCCTCCGTACGAGTGAGGGTCCCCGGCCCGGCGCCGCGCAGCCGAGATCGTGATCGGCATGATCACCACCCGTCCGCGGCGCCGGGCCGCCGCCGTCGTCCTGTCCCTCTCCGCCGTCCTCGCCACCTCCGCCGCGACCGCTCCGGCGCAGACCCGGACCGCCACGCCGGCCGAGGCCGCCGCTGCCTTCGCGGGGGCCGCCGCCCCCACCTGTCCCCGGTTCGAGGACCCGGTCCACGCCGCCGCCGACCGCCGCGTGGCCGTCGACCGCATCAGCCCCGAGCCGGTCTGGCGCAAGACCTGCGGCACCCTCTACCGCAGCGACAGCCGGGGCCCGGCGACCATCTTCGAACAGGGGCTCCAGCCCAAGGACGTCATCGACGGGCAGTACGACATCGAGCAGTACGTCCTGGTCAACCAGCCCTCGCCGTACGTCTCCACGACCTACGACCACGACCTGTACAAGACCTGGTACAAGTCCGGCTACAACTACTACATCGACGCCCCCGGCGGCGTGGACGTCAACAGGACCATCGGCGACCAGCACAAGTGGGCCGACCAGGTCGAGGTCGCCTTCCCCGGCGGCATCAGGACGGAGTTCATCATCGGCGTCTGCCCGGTCGACAAGAAGACCAAGACGGAGAAGATGAGCGAGTGCGAGAGCAACCCGCACTACGAGCCCTGGCACTGATGCCCGCCGTGCCCGCCGCGCGGGTCGCGCTCATCGGGCCCCTCGAGCCGGTCCGGCCCCTCGTGCCGGTCGGGCGCTGAGCAGTATCTCGGAGCCCACCGGCAGATAGCCCGCCGACTGGAACGCCCGCATGCTGCGGGCGTTCCCCGGCGCGACCTGCGCCCACAGCGGCTCGGCGACGAGATGACGTGCGGCGGTCACCAGAGACCGGCCCAGCCCCCTGTGCCGTACGACAGGACCCCGCGCGGAGCGCTCGTCCACCTCGACCGAGACCTCCAGCCGTCCGGCGATTCCGCGGCCCGTCGTCAGGACCCCGCCGTCCGCCGTCCAGACCCGTACGTCGTCCCGGCGCAGCCGCGCGTACGCGACGCGGGGGTGGCCGGCGTCCTCGATCTCCTTCAGCGGGAGCGGCGGTTCGCCCGGCAGGGGGGAGGCGACCAGCATCGCGTCGATGGTCTCGGACGTGCGGCCCGTCCGTTCCATGAAGGCCGCCAGGAACCGTGGGTTCATGCTCGCGGACAGCGCGTCGCACTCCATGGCCGCCAGCGTCTCGTGCACCCAGTCCGGGTCCTCGTCCGTGAACACGACGGAGTGGGCCGTGAAGCACAGGACACCCGCGTCCCGGGGGGAGTGCTGGGCGATGACGGTCGTACCGCCGTCCGCCGGCGGGAAGACACCCCGCGCCGCCGCGTCCAGAATGTCCCGCAAGCTCTCCATCGCCGTGCTCCCCGGATCTCCCCTTGAGTCTCCACCCGCTGGAAGGCCCACACTCGCAGACATGATCGAGAACGGCACCGGCCTTTTCACCATCGGGCAGCTCGCCCGCGGCTCCGGTCTGTCCGTCCGCACGATCCGCTACTGGTCCGACGAGGGCGTCCTGCACCCGGTCACCCGCAGCGCGGGAGGCTACCGGCTGTACGACGCCGAGTCCGTGGCCCGGCTCGAACTCATCCGCACCCTGCGGGAGCTGGGCCTCGGCCTGGACCACGTACGGCGGGTGCTCGCGGGGGAGACGACCGTCGCGGAGGTGGCGGCCGCCCATGTGGCCGCGCTGGACACGCAGATCCGGGCCCTGAAGGTGACCCGGGCGGTGCTGTCGACCGTGGCGCGACGCGGCTCGACCGCGGAGGAGATGACGCTGATGAACAGACTGGCCCGGCTGTCCGCCGCCGAACGAGGGCGGATCATCGACGACTTCATGGAGGAGACCTTCGGGGGACTCGACACCGCCGACCCCGACATCCGTACGCGGCTGAGGTTCGGCCTCGCGGATCTGCCGGAGGACCCCACGCCCGAGCAGGTGGACGCCTGGGTGGAGCTGGCCGAGATGCTCCAGGACCCCGGGTTCCGGGCGCGGATGCGGCAGACGGTCGAGTTCAACGCGGCGGACCGGGGGCCGGATGTGCCGGCGGGCACCTCCCTGTGGTTCATGAGCCGCCTGGTGCAGCTCGCGGGGGAGGCGCTGCGGGAGGGTGTCGATCCGGCCTCGCCCGCGGCCGAGGAGGTGCTGGCCGGGCTGCTCGGCGACGCCGACCGGGCCGTCCTGCTCGAACGCGTCACATCGGCGGCCCACGCCGAAATGGCCCGGTTCCGGGAGCTGGCCGCGCTGGTGCGGGGCGTGGAGCCGCTGTCGGCGCACACCGAGGAGTTCGCGTGGGTGGTCGCCGCACTCCGTGCTCGCGTGGCCGGTTAATCTGACCTGCGTCAGTAGGACTGTCGGCAGGACTGCCTCGAAGAGGCAGGGCACCAAGAAGGGGCGGATCGGTGGCGGACATCGAGGCAGCGCGCAAGGAGTTCCAGCGGATCGACGCGGACGGGGACGGGTTCATCACCGCCGCGGAGTTCAAGACCGCCCTGGCCCAGGAGGGCGACTGGAACGTCACCGAGTCCGTGGCGGAGGTCATCATCCGCACCCGCGACCTCAACGGCGACAAGCTCCTGTCGTTCGACGAGTTCTGGGCCCACCTGGGCAAGTGAGGTCAGGGGCCGAGGGGCGCCTTCCGTCGCGTACGACGGGGGCGCCCCTTCGTCATGCCGGGGCCGGAATAGCGGAGGGTGCTCCTGGGTTGCAGCCCAGTAATGCATGCACGCGCATGAAAATATGACGCAAGGGGAGACTTGTCATGAAGATCGGCATCATCGGCGCCGGCAACATCGGCGGCAACCTCACCCGGCGGCTCA from the Streptomyces sp. NBC_00310 genome contains:
- a CDS encoding ADP-ribosyltransferase, coding for MITTRPRRRAAAVVLSLSAVLATSAATAPAQTRTATPAEAAAAFAGAAAPTCPRFEDPVHAAADRRVAVDRISPEPVWRKTCGTLYRSDSRGPATIFEQGLQPKDVIDGQYDIEQYVLVNQPSPYVSTTYDHDLYKTWYKSGYNYYIDAPGGVDVNRTIGDQHKWADQVEVAFPGGIRTEFIIGVCPVDKKTKTEKMSECESNPHYEPWH
- a CDS encoding GNAT family N-acetyltransferase produces the protein MESLRDILDAAARGVFPPADGGTTVIAQHSPRDAGVLCFTAHSVVFTDEDPDWVHETLAAMECDALSASMNPRFLAAFMERTGRTSETIDAMLVASPLPGEPPLPLKEIEDAGHPRVAYARLRRDDVRVWTADGGVLTTGRGIAGRLEVSVEVDERSARGPVVRHRGLGRSLVTAARHLVAEPLWAQVAPGNARSMRAFQSAGYLPVGSEILLSARPARGAGPARGAR
- a CDS encoding MerR family transcriptional regulator, which translates into the protein MIENGTGLFTIGQLARGSGLSVRTIRYWSDEGVLHPVTRSAGGYRLYDAESVARLELIRTLRELGLGLDHVRRVLAGETTVAEVAAAHVAALDTQIRALKVTRAVLSTVARRGSTAEEMTLMNRLARLSAAERGRIIDDFMEETFGGLDTADPDIRTRLRFGLADLPEDPTPEQVDAWVELAEMLQDPGFRARMRQTVEFNAADRGPDVPAGTSLWFMSRLVQLAGEALREGVDPASPAAEEVLAGLLGDADRAVLLERVTSAAHAEMARFRELAALVRGVEPLSAHTEEFAWVVAALRARVAG
- a CDS encoding EF-hand domain-containing protein; translated protein: MADIEAARKEFQRIDADGDGFITAAEFKTALAQEGDWNVTESVAEVIIRTRDLNGDKLLSFDEFWAHLGK